A genomic window from Brevibacillus agri includes:
- the pcrA gene encoding DNA helicase PcrA has translation MVLAERITAGLNPQQREAVLTTEGPVLILAGAGSGKTKVLTQRIAYLISVKQVAPWSILAITFTNKAAREMQNRVAAIIGGAAAQDTWLSTFHSLCVRILRRDIDRLGISRSFTILDAGDQLSVVKQCLKELNIDPKQYEPRSILAAISGAKNELTDPDTFARLAGDPFAQVAAKVYEAYQKKLKSNQSLDFDDLIMTTVRLFKEVPEVLEFYQKKFRYIHVDEYQDTNRAQYLLISMLADKYRNVCCVGDADQSIYKWRGADISIILNFEKDYPEAKLIKLEQNYRSTKTILQAANEVIANNKLRKEKKLWTENPGGDKIMCFQGDSEHDEAYFIVDTIRKQLPQYKRYDKFAVLYRTNAQSRVVEDVFIKSNIPYTIVGGTKFYDRKEIKDILAYLRLISNPDDDISLQRIINVPKRNIGDTTVEKLQAYANANGQSLYQAIQEAAYMGLPSRTTNAILSFNDLITNLMQMTDYLSVTELVEEVLKRSGYRESLKEDKTIEAQARLENIEEFLSVTQEFERKNEDKSLLAFLTDLALVADIDSLGEDGEKEEVAENGQVVLMTLHSAKGLEFPVVFLVGLEEGVFPHSRSLFDDAEMEEERRLAYVGITRAEERLYMTCARMRTLFGRTNVSVPSRFLQEIPPELLEGNPAAAERSFGGSRGGAFGQRDPGARAFGATTSQAGGGGFGATKPGMAQRFAGGSQATFSRPGMQAGDKLPGHGQGAGVDWKVGDRVQHGKWGTGTVVKVKGTGDDMELDIAFPSPTGIKKLLAKFAPIQRT, from the coding sequence ATGGTTTTAGCAGAACGAATTACAGCAGGCTTGAACCCGCAGCAGCGGGAAGCCGTACTGACTACAGAAGGCCCTGTCCTGATTTTGGCCGGTGCGGGCAGCGGCAAGACCAAAGTGCTGACGCAGCGCATCGCGTACCTCATCAGCGTGAAACAGGTGGCGCCGTGGAGCATTCTCGCCATCACCTTCACCAACAAGGCGGCGCGGGAGATGCAAAACCGCGTGGCGGCGATCATTGGCGGCGCGGCGGCGCAGGATACGTGGCTGTCGACGTTTCACTCCCTGTGTGTGCGAATTTTGCGCAGAGACATTGACCGACTCGGCATCAGCCGCAGCTTTACGATTCTCGACGCGGGCGATCAGTTGTCGGTCGTCAAGCAATGCCTGAAGGAGCTAAACATTGATCCCAAGCAGTATGAGCCGCGCTCGATTTTGGCTGCCATCAGCGGAGCGAAAAACGAACTGACAGACCCGGACACTTTCGCCAGACTTGCCGGAGATCCGTTTGCGCAGGTCGCCGCGAAGGTGTACGAGGCGTACCAGAAAAAGCTGAAAAGCAACCAGTCGTTGGACTTCGACGACTTGATTATGACGACTGTTCGCCTGTTCAAAGAAGTGCCGGAAGTGCTCGAGTTTTACCAGAAAAAATTCCGCTACATTCACGTGGACGAGTACCAGGATACGAACCGGGCCCAGTACCTGTTGATCTCCATGCTCGCGGACAAATACCGCAACGTATGCTGCGTGGGGGACGCCGACCAAAGTATTTACAAATGGCGGGGCGCGGATATTTCCATCATCCTCAACTTTGAAAAAGACTATCCGGAAGCGAAGCTCATCAAGCTGGAGCAAAACTACCGCTCGACAAAAACGATTTTGCAGGCAGCCAACGAGGTGATCGCCAACAACAAGCTGCGCAAGGAAAAGAAGCTGTGGACGGAAAATCCGGGCGGCGACAAAATCATGTGTTTTCAGGGCGACTCCGAGCACGACGAGGCGTACTTCATCGTCGATACGATCCGCAAGCAACTGCCGCAGTACAAGCGCTACGACAAGTTTGCCGTCCTGTACCGGACAAACGCCCAGTCCCGTGTGGTGGAGGATGTGTTCATCAAGTCGAACATTCCGTACACGATCGTCGGCGGAACGAAGTTCTACGACCGCAAAGAGATCAAGGACATCCTGGCTTACCTGCGCCTCATTTCCAACCCGGACGACGACATCAGCCTGCAGCGCATCATCAACGTGCCCAAGCGCAATATCGGGGACACGACGGTTGAAAAGCTGCAAGCGTACGCCAATGCAAACGGCCAGTCGCTGTATCAGGCGATTCAGGAGGCCGCCTACATGGGGCTGCCGTCGCGCACGACGAATGCGATTTTGTCGTTTAACGACCTGATTACCAACCTGATGCAGATGACCGACTACTTGAGCGTGACCGAGTTGGTAGAGGAAGTGCTGAAGCGCTCCGGCTACCGCGAATCGCTCAAAGAGGATAAAACGATCGAAGCGCAGGCCAGACTGGAGAACATCGAGGAGTTTCTGTCTGTGACGCAGGAGTTTGAGCGCAAAAACGAAGACAAGAGCTTGCTCGCGTTTTTGACCGATCTGGCACTGGTCGCGGACATCGACTCGCTCGGAGAAGACGGGGAAAAAGAAGAGGTAGCGGAAAATGGGCAGGTTGTCCTGATGACGCTGCACAGCGCCAAAGGTTTGGAGTTTCCTGTCGTGTTCCTCGTCGGCCTGGAGGAAGGCGTGTTCCCGCACAGCCGTTCGTTGTTTGACGATGCCGAGATGGAGGAGGAGCGCCGCCTCGCGTATGTAGGCATTACCCGGGCAGAGGAGCGGCTGTACATGACGTGCGCACGGATGCGGACGCTGTTCGGCCGGACGAATGTGAGCGTGCCATCGCGCTTTTTGCAGGAAATCCCGCCAGAGCTGTTGGAAGGAAACCCTGCTGCTGCGGAGCGGAGCTTTGGCGGCAGTCGCGGCGGAGCATTCGGCCAGCGCGATCCGGGGGCGAGAGCGTTTGGCGCCACGACTTCGCAAGCAGGCGGCGGTGGCTTCGGCGCGACAAAGCCGGGCATGGCGCAGCGCTTTGCCGGAGGCTCTCAGGCAACGTTTTCCCGCCCAGGCATGCAGGCTGGCGACAAGCTACCCGGACACGGCCAGGGAGCCGGAGTGGATTGGAAAGTCGGGGACAGGGTGCAGCATGGCAAGTGGGGCACAGGCACTGTCGTCAAGGTCAAAGGCACGGGAGACGACATGGAGCTTGATATCGCGTTTCCAAGCCCGACAGGCATCAAGAAGCTGCTCGCGAAATTCGCACCGATACAGCGGACATAA
- a CDS encoding DUF3048 domain-containing protein, translated as MKRQTKTSLMLLSLLLFVTACATQPVDTQPTPAPEQPTAPTVQTPPEANQPIQYPYTAPLTGLGSQERLDSKRPIMVMINNAPPARPQTGLNKADIIYEVLAEGEMTRFLTIYQSQQPDVIGPVRSIRPYFIQLGIGFDAVLVHAGGSQEALETLARSDYSHLDEIPNGRYFWRENFRKMPHNLYTKPELIQQAMEDKGMRSTAEVPHFTFLPADAKIKEGEPATQVDLTFHSLNKAAFTYDAEQKKYMRFTAGKPHVDLSDNKQLSTTNLLVISAKHRVLDSEGRRQVDVVGPGDGYLFQQGKARKIKWKRSNGVIRAYEDVALTQEAPLLPGNTWVEILPTTPDLSQSLKFQ; from the coding sequence ATGAAACGACAGACGAAAACGTCACTCATGCTACTATCCTTGCTGCTATTTGTTACGGCTTGCGCCACGCAGCCGGTGGATACGCAGCCTACTCCGGCTCCAGAGCAGCCGACCGCTCCTACCGTGCAAACGCCGCCGGAGGCGAACCAACCGATCCAATACCCGTACACTGCCCCGTTGACAGGACTCGGCAGTCAGGAACGACTGGACAGCAAGCGCCCGATCATGGTCATGATTAACAACGCGCCGCCAGCGCGGCCGCAGACAGGGCTGAACAAGGCGGACATTATCTACGAAGTGCTGGCCGAGGGCGAGATGACTCGCTTTTTGACGATTTACCAAAGCCAGCAGCCGGACGTCATCGGGCCTGTTCGCAGCATTCGCCCGTATTTCATTCAGCTCGGCATCGGCTTTGACGCTGTGCTCGTCCATGCAGGCGGCAGCCAGGAAGCGCTGGAAACGCTGGCGCGGTCCGACTACAGCCATCTGGACGAAATCCCGAACGGCCGCTACTTCTGGAGGGAGAACTTCCGCAAAATGCCGCACAACCTCTACACCAAGCCAGAGCTGATCCAGCAGGCGATGGAGGACAAAGGCATGCGCTCAACCGCTGAAGTGCCTCACTTCACGTTCCTGCCCGCAGATGCAAAGATCAAGGAAGGCGAGCCGGCGACACAGGTGGATTTGACGTTTCACTCGTTGAACAAGGCTGCCTTTACATACGATGCCGAACAAAAGAAATACATGCGCTTCACGGCTGGCAAGCCGCATGTCGATCTGAGCGACAACAAGCAGCTTTCGACGACGAATTTGCTGGTCATCTCGGCCAAGCACCGCGTCCTCGACAGCGAGGGCCGCAGACAGGTCGATGTAGTCGGCCCGGGAGACGGTTATTTGTTCCAGCAGGGCAAAGCCCGCAAAATCAAGTGGAAGCGCAGCAACGGCGTCATTCGTGCCTACGAGGACGTTGCGCTGACGCAGGAGGCGCCGCTTTTGCCGGGAAATACATGGGTGGAAATCCTCCCGACTACCCCGGATCTGTCGCAATCGTTGAAGTTCCAGTAG
- a CDS encoding APC family permease, with protein MISDFKRFLIGRPMKTNELAAEKLSKVKALAVLSSDALSSVAYGTEQILLVLITVGAAALWYSIPISIAVVGLLTILILSYRQTIFAYTTGGGAYIVAKDNLGTTTGLVAGGSLLVDYILTVAVSTSASTDAITSAFPALHEHRVLVALLMIFIVTLLNLRGITESATILMYPVYFFVVAILALIIGGVYQWIAGNVHTPSPEYGAVVPGITLFLLLRAFSSGCSALTGVEAVSNAIPNFREPAPKNAALTLITMGLILGIMFMGISLLAYAYGIAPSPKETVVSQIASTVFGRGILYYFIQAVTALILFLAANTAFAAFPLLAFMLSKDRFMPNMFMVRGDRLGFSNGIIFLAILSGILIIAFQGETENLIPLYALGVFIPFTLSQAGMMKRWITKKPPGWLTPFLINTLGMLTTLTICLIFLLTKFTQVWSIFIFLPIVIFIFRKINRHYRDLADELRLDVETDKPEPKGSVIVIPVAGISQVVKNTISYAQSLTDDIVAVYVGFSDEDMKKMEEKWAQWNPGVRLIVLRSHYRSIIRPLFKFIDTVEWKKAETDHVTVMIPQFITKRWWHNLLHNQTSLLIRAYLFARQDVKIATVPYRLKK; from the coding sequence ATGATATCCGATTTCAAGCGCTTCCTGATCGGAAGACCGATGAAAACAAACGAGCTTGCAGCAGAAAAATTAAGCAAAGTAAAAGCGTTAGCGGTCCTTTCATCTGATGCGCTATCTTCCGTAGCTTACGGAACCGAGCAGATTCTTCTCGTATTAATAACGGTGGGCGCTGCAGCGCTATGGTATTCCATCCCGATCTCGATTGCCGTTGTCGGCCTGTTAACTATCCTGATTTTGTCCTACCGCCAAACGATATTCGCTTATACGACAGGCGGCGGAGCATACATTGTGGCAAAGGACAATTTGGGAACCACGACAGGGCTGGTTGCAGGCGGTTCCTTGCTCGTGGATTACATTTTGACTGTGGCGGTGAGTACGTCCGCTTCCACAGACGCGATTACATCGGCATTTCCGGCTCTGCATGAACATCGCGTGCTGGTTGCCCTTCTGATGATTTTCATTGTCACGCTCTTGAATTTACGGGGCATCACGGAGTCGGCTACGATTTTAATGTACCCCGTGTATTTTTTTGTCGTAGCCATTCTCGCCTTAATCATTGGCGGCGTGTATCAATGGATAGCCGGGAACGTTCACACGCCATCTCCCGAATACGGCGCAGTTGTTCCAGGCATTACGTTATTCCTGCTTTTGCGGGCTTTTAGTTCAGGCTGCTCGGCATTGACAGGGGTAGAAGCTGTCTCCAACGCCATTCCGAATTTCAGGGAGCCAGCACCGAAAAACGCAGCTTTGACGCTTATCACCATGGGATTGATCCTTGGCATTATGTTCATGGGAATCAGCCTGCTGGCTTACGCGTACGGGATTGCGCCGAGTCCAAAGGAAACAGTAGTGTCGCAAATCGCTTCAACGGTTTTTGGGCGCGGAATCCTGTACTACTTCATTCAGGCTGTTACAGCGCTTATTTTGTTCCTTGCAGCCAATACGGCTTTTGCGGCCTTTCCTTTGCTTGCCTTTATGCTGTCGAAGGACAGATTCATGCCCAACATGTTTATGGTCCGGGGAGATCGTCTGGGGTTTTCGAACGGAATCATTTTTTTGGCGATTCTTTCAGGAATCTTAATTATTGCGTTTCAAGGAGAAACAGAAAATCTGATCCCGTTATACGCGCTTGGTGTGTTTATCCCGTTTACGCTGTCACAGGCAGGGATGATGAAGCGATGGATCACGAAAAAACCGCCAGGCTGGCTCACGCCTTTTCTGATTAATACGTTGGGCATGCTCACGACCTTGACGATTTGCCTGATCTTCTTGCTTACCAAGTTCACGCAGGTGTGGTCGATTTTTATTTTCCTGCCCATCGTCATTTTTATCTTCCGCAAAATTAACAGGCACTACAGAGATTTGGCCGATGAGCTGCGGCTGGATGTTGAAACCGATAAGCCGGAGCCAAAAGGCAGTGTCATTGTGATCCCGGTGGCGGGCATATCGCAGGTGGTAAAAAACACGATCAGTTATGCGCAATCATTGACGGACGACATCGTGGCTGTCTATGTAGGATTCAGTGATGAGGACATGAAAAAAATGGAGGAAAAATGGGCGCAGTGGAATCCGGGAGTGCGCTTGATTGTTTTGCGTTCGCACTACCGTAGTATCATCAGGCCGTTGTTTAAGTTTATTGACACGGTGGAATGGAAAAAGGCCGAAACCGACCATGTTACGGTCATGATTCCACAGTTTATTACAAAGCGCTGGTGGCATAACCTGCTGCATAACCAGACGAGTTTGCTGATTCGGGCGTATTTATTTGCCAGGCAGGATGTGAAAATCGCTACGGTGCCGTATCGGTTGAAGAAGTGA
- a CDS encoding VanW family protein has protein sequence MKPIARGRWRLAAGIVYYRGKRRIQWLVGRTRFAREKKSELLSHVHFSHQTILLRRLQNVEMWMQHNKVINLRLATARLDKVMLRPGETFSYWKLIGKPTKGKGYVEGMLLSHGRVTAGIGGGLCQLSNLLYWMTLHTPLTVTERHRHSYDVFPDANRTQPFGSGATCFYNYLDLQIENRTKQTFQLHVYLTDTHLVGEWRSDMPPTRTYEIIEKEHAITPSIWGGYERSNQLYRNVYAQDGTWLEQEWLTENRAYMMYEPLLPKG, from the coding sequence ATGAAGCCGATTGCGCGGGGAAGGTGGAGGCTCGCGGCAGGCATCGTCTATTACCGCGGGAAAAGACGGATTCAGTGGCTGGTGGGACGAACGAGATTCGCCCGCGAGAAAAAAAGCGAGCTGCTTTCGCATGTGCATTTTTCCCACCAGACGATATTGCTGCGGCGGTTGCAAAACGTCGAGATGTGGATGCAGCACAACAAAGTCATCAATTTGCGACTGGCGACAGCTCGCCTGGACAAAGTAATGCTGCGGCCGGGTGAAACCTTTTCCTATTGGAAGCTGATTGGCAAGCCGACAAAAGGAAAAGGCTACGTGGAGGGGATGCTGCTCTCGCACGGGCGCGTCACAGCCGGAATCGGCGGCGGGTTGTGTCAGCTCTCGAATTTGCTGTACTGGATGACGCTGCATACGCCCTTGACGGTCACCGAGCGCCACCGCCACAGCTACGACGTTTTTCCCGACGCCAACCGGACGCAGCCGTTCGGAAGCGGTGCGACCTGTTTTTACAACTACCTCGACTTGCAGATCGAAAACCGGACGAAGCAAACGTTCCAGCTTCACGTCTACCTGACCGACACGCATCTGGTCGGAGAGTGGCGCTCCGACATGCCCCCGACACGAACGTATGAGATTATCGAAAAAGAACACGCCATCACCCCGTCGATCTGGGGCGGCTACGAACGGAGCAATCAGCTTTACCGCAATGTGTATGCGCAGGACGGGACCTGGCTGGAACAGGAGTGGCTGACGGAGAATCGCGCCTATATGATGTACGAGCCGCTTTTGCCAAAAGGATGA
- a CDS encoding YerC/YecD family TrpR-related protein codes for MQLEKLKGKGIEQLFEAILSLETMEECYQFFDDLCTVNEMQSLAQRLEVARMLRKGFTYNQIEAETGASTATISRVKRCLNYGNDGYQMALERIGK; via the coding sequence ATGCAACTGGAAAAACTGAAGGGGAAAGGGATTGAACAGCTTTTTGAAGCGATTCTGTCTCTGGAAACAATGGAAGAGTGCTATCAATTTTTTGACGATTTGTGCACGGTAAACGAAATGCAGTCGCTGGCGCAGCGGCTGGAAGTAGCGCGCATGCTTCGCAAAGGCTTTACCTACAACCAGATCGAAGCGGAGACCGGGGCCAGCACAGCCACCATCTCCCGCGTCAAACGCTGCCTGAACTACGGCAACGACGGATATCAGATGGCGCTGGAGCGCATTGGAAAATAG
- a CDS encoding DUF418 domain-containing protein, with product MGLSAFAPIGNQRINTLDTVRGFALLGIVLVNILPLLSVQTPAPGSVDAWLFQFFNFAVESRFFVIFSFLFGVGFHLFVSRAKEKGANSTALFIRRLIALLAFGFVHKMFHPGEALFIYAIFGFMLMPFYRLRAKTNLAIGLILSILVCATGVKPFLVLPLFILGLSVGQFGVFQDIPRFLPAIKKVQGIAFALTLLGLYAQYQFLPSDPFMSAQTIVVDDISEQQLLELTYYTIALTSTGFVMSAFYTTTLIRLLEHRSVQKALAPLTSYGRMALTNYVGQTVLILAGGYLFGWYGTLSYWQSTLICLGIYALQMACSMLWLSVFRMGPLEWVWRVCTYMRVTPLLKGSKERGRA from the coding sequence ATCGGCTTGTCAGCCTTTGCTCCCATCGGGAACCAACGGATCAACACATTGGACACCGTGCGCGGGTTCGCCCTGCTCGGCATCGTCCTGGTCAACATATTGCCGCTTCTCTCCGTGCAGACACCTGCTCCCGGCAGCGTTGACGCCTGGCTGTTCCAGTTTTTCAACTTTGCCGTGGAATCGCGCTTTTTCGTGATTTTCTCGTTTTTGTTTGGCGTCGGCTTCCATCTGTTTGTCAGCCGGGCAAAAGAAAAAGGCGCAAACAGCACCGCCCTGTTCATTCGCCGATTGATTGCGCTTCTGGCCTTCGGCTTCGTGCACAAAATGTTTCATCCGGGAGAAGCGTTGTTCATTTACGCCATCTTCGGCTTTATGCTGATGCCTTTTTACCGCCTGCGCGCTAAAACAAATCTGGCAATCGGTCTTATTCTCTCCATCCTGGTTTGCGCCACAGGCGTGAAGCCGTTTCTCGTGCTGCCGCTGTTCATTCTCGGCCTGTCCGTCGGGCAATTCGGGGTTTTTCAGGACATTCCCCGCTTCCTGCCCGCGATCAAAAAGGTGCAAGGAATCGCCTTCGCGCTCACGCTGCTCGGCTTGTACGCCCAGTATCAATTCCTGCCATCCGATCCGTTCATGTCGGCCCAGACGATCGTCGTGGACGATATCTCGGAGCAACAACTGCTGGAGCTTACGTATTACACGATCGCCCTGACCTCGACAGGCTTTGTCATGTCGGCGTTTTACACAACGACGCTGATCCGGCTGTTGGAGCACCGCAGCGTGCAAAAGGCGCTGGCGCCGCTGACCAGCTACGGGCGGATGGCGCTGACGAACTACGTGGGACAGACGGTGCTGATTTTGGCTGGCGGCTATTTGTTTGGCTGGTACGGCACGCTCAGCTACTGGCAGTCCACGCTCATTTGTCTCGGCATTTACGCGCTGCAAATGGCGTGCAGCATGCTGTGGCTGTCGGTCTTTCGCATGGGGCCGCTGGAATGGGTGTGGCGCGTATGCACGTATATGCGGGTGACGCCTCTTTTGAAGGGCAGCAAGGAGCGGGGGCGCGCCTGA
- a CDS encoding heptaprenylglyceryl phosphate synthase, with protein MIDYRSWRHTFKLDPDKTIDDEALELICESGTDAIIVGGTYGVTFDNTLDLMSRIRRYAVPAVLEISSLDAVVPGFDSYLIPLVLNAGDPDWTFTPHVTGLKAYGAYIHWDEIITEGYLIANPAAGVAELTRARPIADAAEAKAYAQVATKICRLPVVYLEYSGTYGDPAIVKACKAGADEAHVFYGGGIRTPQQAAEMAAIADTVVVGNVIYDDLQAALATVAAVKGEQ; from the coding sequence TTGATTGACTATCGCAGTTGGCGCCATACGTTTAAACTGGACCCGGACAAAACGATCGACGACGAGGCGCTGGAACTGATTTGCGAGTCCGGTACCGATGCGATTATTGTCGGCGGCACGTACGGCGTGACATTCGACAACACGCTCGATCTGATGTCCCGCATTCGCCGCTACGCGGTTCCGGCTGTGCTGGAGATTTCTTCGCTCGATGCGGTTGTGCCCGGATTTGATTCGTATTTGATCCCGCTCGTGCTGAATGCGGGTGATCCTGACTGGACGTTTACGCCGCACGTCACCGGGCTGAAAGCATATGGCGCCTATATTCACTGGGACGAGATCATTACGGAAGGGTATCTCATCGCCAATCCCGCAGCAGGAGTGGCCGAGCTGACGCGCGCGCGGCCGATCGCAGACGCCGCAGAAGCGAAGGCATACGCGCAAGTCGCGACCAAAATCTGCCGTTTGCCTGTCGTCTATTTGGAGTACAGCGGCACCTACGGCGATCCTGCTATCGTCAAGGCGTGCAAGGCAGGGGCCGACGAAGCCCACGTCTTTTACGGGGGCGGCATTCGCACTCCGCAGCAAGCGGCGGAAATGGCGGCGATTGCCGACACGGTAGTCGTGGGCAACGTGATTTATGACGACCTGCAAGCAGCTTTGGCGACAGTGGCTGCCGTGAAGGGTGAACAATAG
- the ligA gene encoding NAD-dependent DNA ligase LigA encodes MDRLTAETKIKELAKRIERHNRLYYEEDRPEITDQEYDQLMRELIELETQFPELASPDSPTQRVGGEPLPFFEKVVHKTPMLSLGNAFGEADIRDFDRRVRQAVGSQAVRYVAELKIDGLAVSLHYENGVFVRGATRGDGTIGEDITQNLKTIRSIPLRLTRPLTLEVRGEAYMPKAAFEKLNREREERGEPLFANPRNSAAGSLRQLDPKIAASRQLDIFIYGIGELHGETVESHSEGLDLLESLGFKVNKERRVFEDVGELLAFIESWTQKRPSLPYEIDGMVIKVDSYAQQEELGYTAKSPRWAIAYKFPAEEAITILEGIEVSVGRTGSVTPTALLKPVSLAGTTVKRASLHNEDIIREKGLLIGDHVVVKKAGDIIPEIIAVLPERRTGNETPFAMPTHCPECGSELVRLEEEVALRCINPMCPALIREGMIHFVSRTAMNIDGLGEKVVAQLYRDGIIHSVADLYYLHQQRDVLLGMERMGEKSVDNLLAAIEASKENSLERVLFGLGIRLVGAKAARVLAEHFGHMDAIMQASEEELTQINEIGPKMAASLINYFAQPQAQAVIERLKAAGVNMEYKGVRVEAGADLPFSGKTIVLTGTLTQMSRQEAEEAIVRLGGKVTSSVSKKTDLVIAGEKAGSKLEKAEKLGVAVMDEAGFLEILK; translated from the coding sequence ATGGATCGATTGACGGCGGAAACAAAAATCAAGGAATTGGCGAAACGAATTGAGCGGCATAATCGTCTTTACTACGAAGAAGATCGGCCTGAGATTACCGACCAGGAATACGATCAATTGATGCGGGAGCTTATCGAGCTGGAAACCCAGTTTCCAGAGCTGGCTTCCCCGGATTCTCCTACTCAGCGCGTTGGGGGGGAACCTTTGCCATTCTTTGAAAAGGTCGTGCACAAGACGCCGATGCTCAGCCTTGGCAACGCCTTTGGCGAAGCGGACATCAGAGATTTTGACCGCCGCGTCCGCCAGGCAGTGGGCAGCCAGGCCGTGCGTTACGTGGCAGAGCTGAAAATCGACGGGCTGGCCGTTTCCCTTCACTACGAAAACGGGGTGTTTGTCCGCGGAGCGACGCGCGGGGACGGAACGATCGGCGAGGATATTACGCAAAACCTGAAAACCATCCGCTCGATTCCGCTCAGGTTGACCAGGCCGCTGACATTGGAAGTGCGCGGCGAGGCATACATGCCAAAGGCTGCCTTTGAAAAGCTGAACCGGGAGCGGGAAGAACGCGGGGAACCGTTGTTTGCCAATCCGCGCAACTCGGCGGCAGGCTCGCTGCGCCAGCTCGATCCGAAAATTGCCGCCTCCCGTCAGCTCGACATCTTCATCTACGGCATCGGCGAGCTGCACGGCGAGACTGTCGAGTCCCACAGCGAGGGGCTGGACCTGCTCGAATCGCTCGGGTTCAAGGTGAATAAGGAGCGCCGCGTCTTCGAGGACGTCGGGGAACTGCTCGCTTTTATCGAAAGCTGGACGCAAAAACGCCCGAGCCTGCCTTACGAAATCGACGGCATGGTCATCAAGGTAGACAGCTACGCGCAGCAGGAAGAGCTGGGCTATACAGCCAAAAGCCCGCGCTGGGCCATCGCCTACAAGTTTCCTGCGGAGGAAGCGATCACGATTCTCGAAGGCATTGAGGTGTCGGTAGGACGAACCGGGAGCGTGACGCCAACGGCCCTCTTGAAGCCGGTCAGCCTGGCGGGCACGACGGTCAAGCGCGCTTCCTTGCACAACGAAGACATTATCCGGGAAAAAGGCTTGCTGATTGGCGACCACGTCGTCGTGAAAAAAGCGGGCGACATCATTCCCGAGATCATTGCGGTACTGCCGGAGCGCCGCACCGGGAACGAGACGCCGTTTGCCATGCCGACGCATTGTCCGGAGTGCGGCAGCGAGCTGGTGCGGCTGGAGGAAGAAGTCGCCCTGCGCTGCATCAATCCGATGTGTCCGGCGCTGATTCGCGAAGGCATGATTCACTTTGTGTCCCGCACAGCGATGAACATCGACGGACTGGGTGAAAAAGTGGTGGCGCAACTGTACCGCGACGGCATCATTCACAGCGTGGCAGACCTGTACTACCTGCACCAGCAGCGCGATGTGTTGCTCGGCATGGAGCGCATGGGCGAGAAGTCTGTAGACAACCTGCTGGCAGCGATTGAAGCGAGCAAGGAAAACTCGCTGGAGCGCGTGCTGTTCGGCCTTGGCATTCGCCTGGTCGGAGCCAAGGCAGCGCGTGTGCTGGCGGAGCATTTTGGCCATATGGACGCGATCATGCAAGCTTCCGAGGAAGAGCTGACGCAAATTAACGAGATCGGGCCGAAAATGGCAGCGAGTCTCATCAACTACTTCGCCCAGCCGCAGGCACAGGCCGTCATCGAGCGGCTGAAGGCGGCCGGTGTGAACATGGAGTACAAAGGCGTTCGCGTCGAAGCGGGGGCAGATTTGCCGTTTTCCGGCAAGACGATTGTACTCACGGGGACGCTGACGCAAATGTCCCGCCAGGAGGCAGAGGAAGCGATTGTCCGCCTGGGCGGCAAGGTGACGAGCAGCGTCAGCAAAAAGACCGATCTGGTCATTGCGGGAGAAAAAGCCGGCTCCAAGCTGGAAAAGGCCGAAAAACTGGGCGTAGCTGTCATGGACGAAGCCGGATTTTTGGAGATTCTCAAATAA
- a CDS encoding response regulator transcription factor, with protein sequence MNTPYLVYLVDDETNLLELLQSYLQSAGLQVKAFSSGTEVLPLLDEETQPHLWILDIMMPDIDGYELLRLIRQKSNVPIIFISARDQDVDKIIGLELGSDDYLAKPFLPRELVIRAKKLLQRTYEKPGVAVVSPQTFQDWVTVGPYMISEKGRQVKEGDELIDLTTKEFELIVYLLHNQGLALNREQILTSIWGEDYIGSDRAVDDLVKRIRKKMPKFPLETVYGFGYRMTRV encoded by the coding sequence ATGAACACCCCCTACCTTGTCTATCTGGTGGACGATGAAACCAACCTGCTAGAATTGCTGCAATCGTACTTGCAAAGCGCCGGATTGCAGGTCAAGGCATTTTCCAGCGGCACCGAGGTGCTGCCGCTGCTTGATGAAGAAACTCAGCCCCATTTGTGGATATTGGACATCATGATGCCGGATATCGACGGCTACGAGCTGCTCCGGCTCATCCGCCAAAAATCGAACGTCCCGATCATTTTCATCTCGGCCCGCGACCAGGACGTGGATAAAATCATCGGTCTGGAGTTGGGCAGCGACGACTATCTCGCCAAGCCGTTTTTGCCTCGCGAGCTGGTCATTCGCGCGAAAAAGCTTTTGCAGCGCACCTATGAAAAGCCAGGTGTTGCCGTCGTGTCGCCGCAGACTTTCCAGGATTGGGTAACGGTCGGTCCTTATATGATCTCAGAAAAAGGACGGCAAGTAAAAGAAGGCGACGAACTGATTGATTTGACGACCAAAGAGTTCGAGCTGATCGTCTACCTTTTGCACAACCAGGGACTGGCGCTGAATCGCGAGCAAATCCTGACCTCGATCTGGGGCGAGGATTACATCGGCTCCGACCGTGCCGTCGATGACCTGGTCAAGCGAATCCGCAAAAAAATGCCCAAGTTTCCACTCGAAACGGTCTATGGCTTCGGCTACCGGATGACGCGCGTATGA